A stretch of Kryptolebias marmoratus isolate JLee-2015 linkage group LG24, ASM164957v2, whole genome shotgun sequence DNA encodes these proteins:
- the tle5 gene encoding TLE family member 5 isoform X1, whose amino-acid sequence MMFPQSRHSASSQQLKFTTSDSCDRIKDEFQFLQAQYHSLKLECDKLASEKSEMQRHYIMYYEMSYGLNIEMHKQAEIVKRLNGICAQVLPYLSQEHQQQVLAAIERAKQVTPPEMNSIIRQQLQAHQLSQLQGLALPMTPLPLGLSQPTLPAVTTSSGLFSLSSLLASQAQLAKEEKASRDGVDSHREEDGDKSD is encoded by the exons GCCTCATCGCAGCAGCTGAAATTCACAACCTCTGACTCCTGCGACAGGATCAAGGATGAGTTCCAGTTCCTTCAAGCACAATATCACAG tTTGAAGCTTGAATGTGACAAGTTAGCGAGTGAGAAGTCAGAGATGCAGCGCCATTATATCATG TACTACGAGATGTCCTATGGGCTCAACATTGAGATGCACAAACAG GCTGAAATCGTGAAGAGATTGAACGGGATCTGTGCACAAGTCCTCCCCTACCTGTCTCAGGAG caccagcagcaggtcCTAGCAGCTATAGAGCGGGCCAAGCAGGTCACCCCTCCAGAGATGAACTCCATCATAAGG cagcagctccaggctCACCAGCTGTCTCAGCTTCAGGGCCTGGCCCTGCCCATGACCCCCCTGCCTTTGGGCCTGAGCCAGCCAACCCTCCCCGCCGTCACCACTTCCTCCGGCCTCTTCTCGCTGTCCTCCCTGCTGGCCTCCCAGGCCCAGCTGGCCAAGGAGGAGAAGGCTTCTCGTGACGGCGTCGACAGCCACCGCGAGGAGGACGGAGACAAGTCTGATTAG
- the tle5 gene encoding TLE family member 5 isoform X2, with product MMFPQSRHSASSQQLKFTTSDSCDRIKDEFQFLQAQYHSLKLECDKLASEKSEMQRHYIMYYEMSYGLNIEMHKQAEIVKRLNGICAQVLPYLSQEHQQQVLAAIERAKQVTPPEMNSIIRQLQAHQLSQLQGLALPMTPLPLGLSQPTLPAVTTSSGLFSLSSLLASQAQLAKEEKASRDGVDSHREEDGDKSD from the exons GCCTCATCGCAGCAGCTGAAATTCACAACCTCTGACTCCTGCGACAGGATCAAGGATGAGTTCCAGTTCCTTCAAGCACAATATCACAG tTTGAAGCTTGAATGTGACAAGTTAGCGAGTGAGAAGTCAGAGATGCAGCGCCATTATATCATG TACTACGAGATGTCCTATGGGCTCAACATTGAGATGCACAAACAG GCTGAAATCGTGAAGAGATTGAACGGGATCTGTGCACAAGTCCTCCCCTACCTGTCTCAGGAG caccagcagcaggtcCTAGCAGCTATAGAGCGGGCCAAGCAGGTCACCCCTCCAGAGATGAACTCCATCATAAGG cagctccaggctCACCAGCTGTCTCAGCTTCAGGGCCTGGCCCTGCCCATGACCCCCCTGCCTTTGGGCCTGAGCCAGCCAACCCTCCCCGCCGTCACCACTTCCTCCGGCCTCTTCTCGCTGTCCTCCCTGCTGGCCTCCCAGGCCCAGCTGGCCAAGGAGGAGAAGGCTTCTCGTGACGGCGTCGACAGCCACCGCGAGGAGGACGGAGACAAGTCTGATTAG